The following are from one region of the Actinoplanes sp. L3-i22 genome:
- a CDS encoding ABC transporter permease, protein MKNFDGTGRLVRLALRRDRFTLPAWVLGMSAFLAATTAMFQKQYGSHFALLAADTRIVVENPGMRVLGLVTGAHVGGYTLHRDALTLAVLAAMMSVLAVVRHTRQAEELGREEMLRAGVVGRYSSLAAAVTVTLAANLALAVLLGLAMMIAGQPVTGSLAAGASIALVGVAFTGVAAVSAQLSSTTRGATGLSGAALGVAFLLAALGNMLGAVDSAALRVTSAWPAWLSPIGWGQQMRPFADDLWWPLGFAMPATAVSFGVSIVLARRRDVGRGLLPERGGRAHASPALLSPAGLVRRQQRTTLLGWVLGMLGFGLVFGTLSAQIKGLEGGATTWYDAFGGDAGLLNAYWASMMQIAGMAVAVYAIALLLRLHHDEAGGTLEPVLGTAVSRLRWLGAYAGNALAGATLLLLVFATAMGLTGGQALGGTASLLRDLLGAALVQLPAVGVLGAAVVVLITSLPRWSVGLSWALAVFAIFAGPMFGPSLDLPAWLLDLSPFTHLPDAPAEAVTAGPILGLGLVSALLAVAGVSRLRRRDLMLPA, encoded by the coding sequence ATGAAGAACTTCGACGGTACGGGACGGCTGGTGCGACTCGCGCTGCGGCGTGACCGGTTCACCCTGCCCGCCTGGGTGCTGGGCATGAGCGCGTTTCTCGCGGCGACCACGGCGATGTTCCAGAAGCAGTACGGTAGCCACTTCGCGCTGCTGGCGGCGGACACCCGGATCGTCGTCGAGAACCCCGGCATGCGGGTGCTCGGGCTCGTCACCGGTGCGCACGTCGGGGGCTACACGTTGCACCGCGACGCGCTGACCCTGGCCGTGCTCGCCGCCATGATGAGCGTGCTCGCGGTCGTCCGGCACACCCGCCAGGCCGAGGAGCTCGGCCGGGAGGAGATGCTGCGCGCCGGGGTGGTGGGCCGCTACTCCTCGCTGGCGGCGGCGGTCACCGTCACGCTCGCGGCGAACCTGGCGCTGGCCGTCCTGCTCGGGCTCGCCATGATGATCGCAGGTCAGCCGGTCACCGGGTCGCTGGCCGCCGGCGCGTCGATCGCCCTGGTGGGCGTCGCCTTCACCGGTGTCGCCGCGGTGAGCGCCCAGTTGTCCTCGACCACGCGCGGCGCGACCGGTCTCTCGGGTGCGGCGCTCGGCGTCGCCTTCCTGCTCGCGGCGCTGGGCAACATGCTCGGGGCAGTGGATTCGGCCGCCCTGCGGGTCACCAGCGCCTGGCCGGCCTGGCTGTCCCCGATCGGCTGGGGTCAGCAGATGCGGCCGTTCGCGGACGATCTGTGGTGGCCGCTGGGGTTCGCGATGCCGGCGACGGCCGTCTCGTTCGGCGTGTCGATCGTTCTCGCCCGTCGGCGCGACGTCGGCCGGGGCCTGTTGCCCGAGCGCGGCGGACGGGCCCACGCGAGCCCGGCGCTGCTGAGCCCGGCGGGCCTGGTCCGGCGGCAGCAGCGGACGACTCTGCTGGGCTGGGTGCTCGGCATGCTCGGCTTCGGCCTGGTGTTCGGCACGTTGAGCGCCCAGATCAAGGGGCTCGAGGGCGGGGCGACCACCTGGTACGACGCGTTCGGGGGCGACGCCGGGCTGCTGAACGCCTACTGGGCCTCGATGATGCAGATCGCCGGGATGGCCGTGGCGGTCTACGCGATCGCCCTGCTGCTCCGGCTGCACCACGACGAGGCCGGGGGCACCCTGGAGCCGGTGCTCGGCACCGCCGTCTCGCGGTTGCGCTGGCTGGGCGCGTACGCCGGCAACGCGCTGGCCGGCGCCACGCTGCTGCTGCTGGTCTTCGCGACGGCGATGGGGCTCACCGGCGGTCAGGCGCTCGGCGGGACCGCATCGCTGCTGCGCGATCTCCTCGGTGCCGCGCTCGTCCAGCTGCCCGCCGTCGGCGTGCTCGGCGCCGCGGTCGTCGTCCTGATCACGTCGCTGCCGCGCTGGTCGGTCGGCCTGTCCTGGGCGCTGGCGGTGTTCGCCATCTTTGCCGGGCCGATGTTCGGCCCCTCGCTGGACCTGCCGGCCTGGCTGCTGGATCTGTCGCCCTTCACCCATCTGCCCGACGCACCGGCCGAAGCCGTCACCGCCGGGCCGATCCTGGGTCTCGGCCTGGTGTCCGCCTTGCTGGCCGTGGCCGGGGTCAGCCGGCTGCGCCGGCGCGACCTCATGCTGCCGGCCTGA
- a CDS encoding serine hydrolase yields the protein MPNRRSVLAGSAAAMFAAGIGTASPAEAEPRGLDRAALQAALDQIVATGATAALARVDSPTGSWRSSSGVVELGRAARPSPAGQFRVGSITKTFVATVILQLVAERRLRLEDTLERWLPGAIPNGAQITIRNLLQHTSGVFDYTNALFATVEDVLRARYRTFRPEELVALAAAHPPVFEPGTSWEYSNTNYVLLGLIIKKITRRAYGVEVGRRILRPLRLRGTEVPGTDITIDGPHAHGYEPIEQDGEIVPLDFTDLNPSMAYSAGEIVSTTADLNLFYRSLLGGRLLRPAQLAEMLGNPVGELGYGLGIYQQRLPDGRTLWGHTGGIFGYLTLSFSTPDAATQLTVSINPWLGDFGPAVNELVLIAFGVTATAAPAMQLPVPGMQLPVPGIHLPRANLMSNG from the coding sequence ATGCCTAATCGTCGATCCGTGCTGGCCGGCTCGGCCGCGGCAATGTTCGCGGCCGGAATCGGAACGGCATCACCGGCCGAAGCCGAGCCCCGCGGGCTCGACCGGGCCGCGCTGCAGGCGGCGCTGGATCAGATCGTCGCCACCGGGGCCACCGCCGCGCTGGCCCGGGTGGACAGTCCCACCGGCAGCTGGCGATCATCGAGCGGGGTGGTGGAGCTGGGGCGTGCGGCCCGTCCGTCGCCGGCCGGGCAGTTCCGCGTCGGCAGCATCACCAAGACGTTCGTGGCCACCGTGATCCTGCAGCTCGTCGCCGAGCGGCGCCTGCGCCTCGAGGACACCCTGGAGCGCTGGCTGCCCGGCGCGATCCCGAACGGCGCCCAGATCACCATCCGCAACCTGCTGCAGCACACCAGTGGCGTATTCGACTACACCAACGCCCTGTTCGCGACCGTCGAGGACGTGCTGCGCGCGCGATACCGGACCTTCCGCCCGGAGGAACTGGTCGCCCTGGCCGCCGCCCATCCGCCGGTCTTCGAGCCCGGCACCTCCTGGGAGTACTCCAACACCAACTACGTCCTGCTGGGTCTGATCATCAAAAAGATCACCCGTCGCGCGTACGGCGTGGAGGTCGGCAGACGCATTCTGCGCCCGCTCCGCCTGCGCGGCACCGAGGTGCCCGGCACCGACATCACGATCGACGGCCCGCACGCGCACGGGTACGAGCCGATCGAGCAGGACGGCGAGATCGTGCCGCTCGACTTCACCGATCTCAACCCGTCGATGGCGTACTCCGCGGGGGAGATCGTCTCCACCACGGCGGATCTGAACCTGTTCTACCGTTCCCTGCTGGGCGGCCGTCTGCTGCGCCCGGCGCAACTGGCCGAGATGCTGGGCAACCCGGTGGGGGAGCTGGGCTACGGCCTGGGCATCTACCAGCAGCGGCTGCCCGACGGCCGCACGCTGTGGGGACACACCGGTGGGATCTTCGGTTACCTGACCCTCTCGTTCTCCACGCCGGACGCCGCGACCCAGCTGACCGTCTCGATCAACCCGTGGCTCGGCGACTTCGGCCCGGCGGTGAACGAGCTGGTGCTGATCGCGTTCGGGGTGACCGCCACGGCGGCGCCGGCCATGCAGCTGCCCGTGCCGGGCATGCAGCTGCCCGTGCCGGGCATCCACCTGCCGCGAGCGAACCTGATGAGCAACGGCTGA
- a CDS encoding cation-translocating P-type ATPase, whose amino-acid sequence MASDLQPAATDVGGLSATEAAVRLERGGPNTLPAPRRTPVWRRVLAQLRDPLILVLLVAIALTVGTGDWPDAAVIALVIVVNTSVGVVQEIKADRAITALAAMTAPEARVLRDGRQQLVPAGEVVVGDLLILAEGDIVPADAVVVRAAALLVDEAALTGESVPVDKTGTLDSGSGDEAEHPGALVSAGTVVVRGRGRAVVTATGVDSAMGRIAGLMATGSVLTPLQRRLVGVGRVLAGVAVVLCTVVLVLGLARGEPLELMVVTAISLVVAAVPESLPAVVTLALALGARRMAARHALIRRLPAVETLGSVTVLATDKTGTLTEGRMVARRLWTPAGDAEVDGPGYAPHGTIRRADRPVTAATASDLAELLTAAALCTDARLRAPDDPSGEWTALGDPTEAALLAAAGRFDLDPAALRTALPRTGEQPFDSDRKRMTTVHQRPGGGIRIICKGAPEVLLHSAFLDEPAELITRAIAQAEVLATGGYRVLAVARADRDAAPPAGEWEHGLRLLGLIGIRDAARPSAAATIAACQSAGITPVLITGDHPATARAVAAEVGVIGADGDVVDCRRVDPAELGESCRAQVFARATPEQKLDIIAARQRAGDVVAMTGDGVNDGPALRRADIGVAMGLRGTEVARQAADLVLADDELATVVAATEEGRRVYANIRRFLLYALSGGAAEIAVMLAGPFLGLPLVLLPAQILWVNLLTHGLPGVALGSEPAPPDVMRRPPRPPSESVLGAGLWQRILRVGVVIAGVTLGIAVWAHTTDRPWQSMAFFALGATQLAAALGSRARPGSRANPMLPAAVAAALALQLAGLYLPILNDLLGTRPVPLPDLLIICALSSLGYAAIRLDRILHPGRSAALRPAA is encoded by the coding sequence ATGGCCAGTGATCTTCAACCGGCCGCCACCGATGTCGGCGGCCTGTCCGCTACGGAAGCGGCGGTCCGGCTCGAACGCGGCGGCCCGAACACCCTGCCCGCCCCACGCCGGACACCGGTGTGGCGTCGGGTTCTGGCCCAATTGCGGGATCCGCTGATCCTGGTGCTGCTGGTCGCGATCGCGCTGACCGTCGGCACCGGCGACTGGCCCGACGCGGCCGTGATCGCCCTGGTCATCGTGGTCAACACCAGTGTCGGCGTCGTGCAGGAGATCAAAGCCGACCGGGCCATCACCGCGCTGGCCGCGATGACCGCGCCCGAGGCCCGGGTGCTGCGCGACGGCCGGCAGCAGCTCGTTCCCGCCGGCGAGGTCGTCGTCGGCGACCTGCTGATTCTCGCCGAGGGCGACATCGTGCCCGCCGATGCCGTCGTGGTGCGAGCCGCCGCCCTGCTCGTCGACGAGGCCGCGCTCACCGGCGAATCGGTACCGGTCGACAAGACCGGCACCCTCGACAGCGGCTCGGGCGACGAGGCGGAGCATCCCGGCGCGCTGGTCTCCGCGGGCACGGTCGTGGTCCGCGGCCGAGGCCGCGCCGTGGTCACGGCGACCGGCGTCGACAGCGCCATGGGCCGCATCGCCGGGTTGATGGCCACCGGTTCCGTGCTGACCCCGCTGCAGCGGCGGCTGGTCGGCGTGGGCCGGGTCCTGGCCGGCGTCGCCGTGGTCCTGTGCACCGTGGTGCTGGTGCTCGGCCTGGCGCGGGGCGAGCCGCTGGAGCTGATGGTGGTCACCGCGATCAGCCTCGTCGTCGCCGCCGTGCCCGAATCCCTGCCCGCCGTGGTCACCCTCGCCCTGGCCCTGGGCGCTCGCCGGATGGCCGCCCGGCATGCGCTGATCCGCAGGCTGCCCGCGGTGGAGACCCTCGGCTCGGTCACCGTCCTCGCCACCGACAAGACCGGCACCCTCACCGAGGGGCGGATGGTCGCCCGCCGGCTGTGGACCCCGGCCGGTGACGCCGAGGTGGACGGGCCCGGCTACGCCCCGCACGGCACCATCCGCCGGGCCGATCGGCCGGTCACCGCAGCTACCGCGTCCGATCTCGCCGAGCTGCTCACCGCCGCGGCCCTGTGCACCGATGCCCGGCTGCGCGCTCCCGACGATCCGAGCGGGGAATGGACCGCGCTTGGTGACCCCACCGAGGCGGCGCTGCTGGCCGCCGCCGGCAGATTCGATCTCGACCCGGCCGCCCTGAGAACCGCCCTGCCCCGCACCGGCGAACAGCCGTTCGACAGCGACCGCAAACGCATGACCACCGTCCACCAGCGGCCCGGCGGCGGAATCCGGATCATCTGCAAGGGTGCGCCCGAGGTCCTGCTGCACTCGGCGTTCCTCGACGAACCCGCCGAACTGATCACCCGCGCCATTGCCCAGGCCGAAGTCCTGGCCACCGGCGGCTACAGGGTCCTGGCCGTCGCCCGGGCCGACCGGGACGCCGCTCCACCGGCGGGCGAGTGGGAACACGGGCTGCGGCTGCTCGGCCTCATCGGCATCCGCGATGCGGCCCGGCCTTCCGCCGCCGCGACCATCGCCGCCTGTCAGAGCGCCGGCATCACGCCGGTGCTGATCACCGGCGACCACCCCGCCACCGCCCGCGCCGTCGCTGCCGAGGTCGGCGTCATCGGCGCCGACGGCGACGTCGTGGACTGCCGCCGGGTCGACCCGGCGGAGCTGGGTGAGAGTTGCCGGGCGCAGGTGTTCGCCCGCGCCACCCCCGAGCAGAAACTCGACATCATCGCCGCACGGCAGCGAGCCGGCGACGTCGTGGCCATGACCGGCGACGGCGTCAACGACGGCCCCGCCCTGCGCCGCGCCGACATCGGCGTCGCGATGGGCCTGCGCGGCACCGAGGTGGCCCGCCAGGCCGCCGACCTCGTCCTGGCCGACGACGAGCTCGCCACCGTGGTCGCCGCCACCGAGGAGGGCCGCCGCGTCTACGCCAACATCCGCCGCTTCCTGCTCTACGCCCTGTCCGGCGGTGCCGCCGAGATCGCCGTCATGCTCGCCGGCCCCTTCCTCGGTCTGCCGCTGGTGCTGCTGCCCGCCCAGATCCTCTGGGTCAACCTGCTGACCCACGGCCTGCCGGGCGTCGCGCTGGGCAGCGAACCGGCCCCGCCCGACGTCATGCGCCGCCCGCCGCGCCCGCCCTCCGAATCCGTGCTCGGCGCCGGGCTGTGGCAACGCATCCTGCGCGTGGGCGTCGTCATCGCCGGGGTCACCCTCGGCATCGCCGTCTGGGCCCACACCACCGACCGGCCCTGGCAGAGCATGGCCTTCTTCGCCCTCGGCGCCACCCAGCTCGCCGCCGCTCTCGGCTCCCGCGCCCGCCCCGGCTCCCGCGCCAACCCCATGCTCCCGGCCGCCGTGGCCGCCGCCCTGGCCCTGCAACTCGCCGGCCTGTACCTGCCGATCCTCAACGACCTGCTCGGCACCCGGCCGGTTCCGCTGCCGGACCTGTTGATCATCTGCGCGCTGTCCAGCCTCGGCTATGCCGCCATCCGCCTCGACCGCATCCTGCACCCGGGCCGGAGCGCCGCCCTCAGGCCGGCAGCATGA